The following coding sequences are from one Shewanella violacea DSS12 window:
- a CDS encoding hotdog fold domain-containing protein: MTQQRPTKVMALYNKVTRFPFGNKIFSVMVSRMAPYFGTIKPLITNLRPHYCECLIKKRNAVHNHIKTVHVIAICNGLEMAMGVMAEASIPHHLRWIPKGMSLDYTAKAGSDIRCVAEVKSEQWVEGDLLVPVTAYDENDIIVVQGHIKLWISAKPPR; encoded by the coding sequence ATGACACAACAAAGACCCACTAAGGTGATGGCCCTCTACAACAAGGTCACCCGCTTTCCCTTCGGCAACAAGATATTCTCGGTCATGGTATCCCGTATGGCCCCCTACTTCGGTACCATCAAGCCTCTGATCACTAACCTCAGACCTCATTACTGTGAATGCCTCATCAAGAAACGTAATGCGGTACATAATCATATTAAGACGGTTCATGTCATCGCCATCTGTAATGGTCTAGAGATGGCCATGGGGGTGATGGCTGAAGCCTCTATCCCACATCACTTAAGATGGATACCTAAAGGAATGAGCTTAGACTACACGGCTAAGGCTGGTAGTGACATCCGCTGTGTCGCCGAAGTGAAATCTGAGCAATGGGTAGAGGGAGACCTACTGGTTCCAGTTACAGCCTATGATGAAAACGACATCATAGTCGTCCAGGGACACATTAAACTGTGGATTTCGGCTAAGCCACCGAGATAA
- a CDS encoding DUF368 domain-containing protein has translation MKYLLIYLKGMAMGAADVVPGVSGGTIAFITGILDTLLDSIRRINPSLIKVVREQGVKGAFNHVNGPFLVCVFGGILTSIFSLSKLISYLLVAHPIPVWSFFFGLILISVVHMLKQVKGCSVIRVALFALGILFAWGITMLNPISLEMSYLNIFIGGSIAICAMLLPGISGSFILLLLGLYPSVLAAAKNLDIAVLAVFATGCIFGLLTFSHLLSALLRKFHDATLIFLTGLMLGTLGKIWPWKEVLTWRENSAGEQVPLLEQNLSPMHFEQVTGQGAHISWAVAALIAGILLVWGMEKVAKRNVGSDTDKPKLNKEI, from the coding sequence TTGAAATACCTGCTTATCTACTTAAAAGGCATGGCTATGGGCGCTGCCGATGTGGTTCCTGGCGTTTCCGGTGGAACCATAGCTTTTATCACAGGTATTCTCGATACCTTGCTAGACAGTATTCGCCGTATCAATCCAAGTTTAATTAAGGTGGTGCGGGAGCAAGGCGTTAAAGGTGCATTTAATCATGTCAACGGACCTTTCCTTGTGTGTGTGTTCGGTGGAATATTAACCAGCATCTTCAGCCTGTCTAAGTTGATCTCCTATCTTCTGGTGGCTCATCCTATACCTGTGTGGTCCTTCTTCTTCGGCCTTATCTTGATCTCGGTAGTGCACATGCTCAAGCAGGTAAAAGGCTGCTCTGTGATACGAGTAGCGCTATTCGCCTTAGGCATTCTATTTGCCTGGGGGATCACCATGCTTAACCCTATCTCGCTGGAGATGAGCTACCTTAATATATTCATAGGTGGCAGCATTGCCATCTGTGCCATGTTACTTCCTGGGATCTCGGGCAGCTTCATCTTGTTGTTATTAGGCCTGTATCCATCGGTATTGGCCGCGGCTAAAAACTTAGATATTGCCGTGCTTGCTGTCTTTGCCACTGGATGTATTTTCGGGCTACTCACATTTAGTCATCTTCTGTCTGCACTGCTTCGCAAGTTTCACGATGCCACCCTTATCTTCTTAACGGGCTTGATGTTGGGGACTCTGGGCAAGATCTGGCCCTGGAAAGAGGTGCTTACCTGGCGTGAAAATTCTGCCGGAGAACAGGTTCCTCTGTTGGAGCAGAACCTCTCACCTATGCATTTTGAGCAAGTAACCGGACAAGGGGCGCATATTTCTTGGGCTGTAGCAGCCTTGATTGCAGGTATATTACTCGTATGGGGAATGGAGAAAGTTGCTAAGCGAAATGTCGGTTCTGACACAGATAAGCCCAAGCTTAATAAAGAGATCTAA
- a CDS encoding DUF3634 family protein, giving the protein MTPTILKVLFIAIAIFLAYKLIFSGKKGLTIFEMHFKDGRLKSHKGKIPEKFQKDCRALAKSQKLTCAVRCEKLSGAVRLHISANVNQANTQKIRNLFPFEYYDKKPVDNSRQAG; this is encoded by the coding sequence ATGACACCTACAATATTGAAAGTGCTATTTATAGCAATAGCGATTTTTCTCGCTTATAAGCTCATCTTTAGCGGCAAGAAAGGGCTGACTATCTTCGAGATGCACTTTAAAGATGGAAGACTTAAATCTCATAAGGGAAAAATCCCTGAGAAGTTTCAGAAAGACTGTCGAGCCTTAGCTAAATCCCAAAAGCTCACCTGTGCTGTCAGATGTGAAAAGCTATCTGGTGCAGTTAGACTACATATTTCGGCCAATGTGAACCAAGCTAACACACAAAAAATTAGAAACCTGTTCCCTTTCGAATACTATGATAAGAAACCGGTCGACAATAGCCGCCAAGCTGGTTAA
- a CDS encoding DUF5666 domain-containing protein produces MNNKNKFIPTIALASIFLTACGSDSSNESTANSQLNLTISGLPVNALAQVEVTGPNNYRTSLTATSTLKDLVPGTYEVSAAEVIVAGSPFRTASVSSSFSLVAGESAAKTLIYGAPQLSIGAISGFGSVYVNGVRYATDDTEFSHNGAADSSESLLSVGKIVKVQALVPVGGDAIAIGVSYSADVIGEIQSIDLAKGVIRVLGQSYFINELTQFENLTFDQLTVGQGIEISAIRDESGQYMASHVELTDSLVSWQILGVVTNLNLDTKVFNLGSLIVDYSGVELDGEFKNGSHVEVSSATGMEADSLVADAIEIQEMELPGARLALEGIVSELNGNEFTVDGRLFSLNSDTEFTQGKREDLHSGVAVSLLADIIEGASPVLEIRIELLNEMEIQGQVESLNAEGFTLAGIEFLVDEFTRYEDDSDLDIRKFSLADITVGDRLEIQAFENEAGLVCREIERENANEADIVELDGAVDAIESPTFSMKGLTVRTSALTQFEDASGNVIGQDEFFAALMVMDQVEVEGTVINGELVALDVEMESEDDNAVELSGKIDSLDSAQSFTVNGHKVITNGNTRFEDGIEANLSLDVVVEIEGSQADDGTILADKIEFSELDDHEIDLQGVIASLGEMNFDLGGLSISFDLDTEFEYGQASDLALGRYLIVEAQLQEDGSLLARDIEFDDEGQLEIEGSVDGFNSVTDFVVNGLKVTTTAATQFENGTQDSLANGKRIEVEGLLEGTSLLVAQVIEFQGPQERELEGSIEQFVSASEFTLAGEAIITDSFTQYDKGRASDLAAGVKVKIQGYLNESGVILAEELEFIHSQQLQVSGAIDSFVSTLEFSVDGQAVLTDETTEFTGDIKIALSAGLKVNVEGYLQEGNILLATIVSAVE; encoded by the coding sequence TTGAATAATAAAAATAAGTTTATCCCTACCATCGCCCTGGCGAGCATCTTTTTAACCGCTTGTGGATCAGACTCGAGTAACGAGTCCACGGCAAACAGCCAACTCAATTTAACCATAAGCGGACTCCCCGTTAATGCCCTGGCTCAAGTGGAGGTCACAGGGCCTAATAATTACCGAACCAGCCTAACCGCTACAAGTACCCTTAAGGATCTCGTACCCGGAACCTATGAGGTGAGCGCAGCAGAGGTGATAGTCGCAGGCTCACCCTTCAGGACCGCCTCAGTATCTAGCTCATTCTCTCTGGTCGCCGGAGAGAGCGCCGCGAAAACCTTAATTTATGGGGCTCCTCAGCTCAGTATTGGTGCCATAAGCGGCTTTGGCAGCGTTTATGTCAATGGTGTTAGATATGCAACAGATGACACTGAATTTAGCCATAACGGCGCAGCAGATAGCTCTGAGTCCCTATTGAGTGTCGGTAAGATAGTCAAGGTTCAAGCCCTAGTTCCAGTAGGGGGGGATGCTATTGCCATAGGGGTGAGCTACTCGGCCGATGTGATTGGTGAGATTCAATCAATAGATTTGGCCAAGGGGGTTATTCGGGTCTTAGGCCAAAGCTATTTTATCAATGAGCTTACTCAATTTGAAAATCTTACCTTCGACCAGCTAACAGTCGGCCAAGGCATCGAGATCAGTGCCATCAGAGATGAGTCAGGTCAATATATGGCAAGCCATGTGGAGCTAACTGACTCCTTAGTAAGTTGGCAGATCTTGGGTGTGGTCACTAATCTGAATCTTGATACTAAAGTATTTAACTTAGGTTCCCTTATTGTCGACTACTCCGGGGTTGAGCTCGATGGTGAGTTTAAGAACGGCTCCCATGTAGAGGTAAGCTCAGCCACAGGTATGGAAGCCGATAGCTTAGTTGCGGACGCTATCGAGATTCAGGAGATGGAACTCCCTGGCGCGAGATTGGCACTAGAAGGCATTGTCAGTGAGCTCAATGGCAATGAGTTTACTGTCGATGGTCGCCTGTTTAGCCTTAACAGCGATACAGAATTTACCCAAGGGAAAAGAGAAGATCTACACAGCGGAGTCGCAGTTAGCCTGTTAGCCGATATTATTGAGGGTGCGAGTCCTGTATTGGAGATCAGAATCGAGTTGCTTAACGAGATGGAGATCCAAGGGCAAGTCGAGTCACTGAATGCAGAAGGTTTTACGCTTGCTGGCATCGAGTTTCTTGTGGATGAGTTTACTCGTTATGAGGATGATTCAGACTTGGACATCAGAAAATTCTCCCTGGCGGATATCACCGTGGGGGATCGACTTGAGATCCAGGCATTCGAGAATGAAGCAGGCTTGGTCTGTCGTGAAATCGAACGTGAAAATGCCAACGAGGCCGACATAGTAGAGCTAGATGGTGCTGTAGACGCTATCGAGTCGCCGACATTTTCAATGAAAGGCCTGACAGTACGGACCAGTGCCTTAACACAGTTTGAAGATGCGTCGGGCAATGTCATAGGTCAGGACGAATTTTTTGCGGCTTTAATGGTTATGGACCAAGTCGAAGTGGAGGGCACAGTCATTAACGGCGAGCTGGTGGCGCTGGACGTTGAGATGGAGTCAGAAGATGATAATGCGGTTGAACTCTCGGGCAAGATAGATAGCCTGGATTCGGCTCAGTCATTCACTGTCAATGGTCATAAGGTGATAACCAATGGTAATACTCGTTTTGAAGATGGTATAGAGGCCAACCTAAGCTTGGATGTTGTCGTCGAGATTGAAGGGAGTCAGGCTGATGATGGCACCATTTTAGCTGATAAAATTGAGTTCAGTGAACTCGATGACCATGAGATTGATCTCCAGGGCGTGATTGCAAGCTTAGGCGAGATGAATTTCGATCTTGGCGGCCTGAGTATCAGTTTCGATCTTGATACTGAATTCGAGTACGGACAAGCATCGGATCTGGCTCTGGGACGATACTTGATAGTCGAAGCCCAGTTACAAGAGGATGGCTCACTGCTGGCTCGGGATATCGAATTCGATGATGAGGGTCAGTTGGAGATTGAAGGCTCGGTTGATGGCTTCAATTCGGTGACAGATTTTGTCGTCAATGGGCTTAAAGTGACCACCACTGCCGCTACTCAATTTGAAAATGGTACTCAAGATTCCTTGGCTAATGGCAAGCGTATCGAGGTCGAAGGCCTGCTGGAAGGCACTAGTCTGCTTGTGGCTCAGGTAATCGAGTTTCAGGGGCCACAGGAGCGGGAGCTTGAGGGCAGTATTGAGCAGTTTGTCAGTGCCTCTGAGTTTACCTTAGCCGGCGAAGCCATCATCACAGATAGCTTCACTCAATATGATAAGGGGAGAGCGAGTGATCTGGCGGCCGGGGTAAAGGTTAAGATCCAGGGATATCTCAACGAGTCCGGCGTTATTTTGGCCGAGGAGTTGGAGTTTATCCATAGTCAGCAGCTACAGGTGTCCGGCGCCATAGACAGTTTTGTCTCTACACTGGAGTTTAGTGTCGATGGTCAGGCGGTACTCACGGACGAGACGACCGAGTTTACCGGCGATATAAAAATCGCGTTATCAGCGGGTTTGAAGGTGAACGTGGAAGGTTATTTACAGGAAGGCAATATCCTGCTTGCCACTATAGTCAGTGCTGTAGAGTAA